In Zingiber officinale cultivar Zhangliang chromosome 3A, Zo_v1.1, whole genome shotgun sequence, the DNA window tatataagaatatgatacaatgagtccatacaacaatcatcaaatgattggctctagggttctaactaacaccGATTGGGCGCTCCATCTTTTCAACCTTACCATCGAAGGGACACTCGACCAACTAAAGAGCAGTGGCCATATCCCGACCAGCCTGATGAGCAAGGTTATCAGCCGAGACAAGATGACTGAGTTGTTGCTCGCTGAGACAAGATGACTGAGTCGTTGCCCGACGACGTACTCGACTACCTCGAGTGAGCCTGCTCTTGCGTATCTTGTATTCTTTTTGTATTACCCCCTTATGGCCTTGTAAAAACTACAAGTATTAATGAATGGTCGCCCATTCGACGCACCTTTTTATTTGATGTCATTCCTTCGtgctgttaggacccttggcggtcggctagagggagggggttgaataaccctacacaaattaagcaaacagaccattctcgacttataacttaattaaaataacacttgcataagaataataaaggagactaaaaggaaagaggcacagcaggtttacttggttacaaccagggagattgttaatctaaggcagatgaagtcgcactaatttctccttcaggcgaaaaAGCCTCTTTATAGCAATGAATACACAGAAACATAAGCTAAACATAAAACTGAAcgagtacaagtgttgtttctctttttcttattgtttttagcttctgggagcagggctgcctatatagccctgctcggggcgcctggaagggttccaggtgtctggaatgggataatattttatccccAACGCAACAATACATACCACGTCGAATGTGGCTAAGTTTTAGGTTCCGGGTGCCCAGAGTCCGGGAGCCTCGGACTGGTCCGAGCGCCTCGAGCCCTAGAAGTCAGCATTTTGCTGACTTTTGGTCTCAACCTCCTACTTTGGTTCCACTTGCAacggtccgagtcttccgctccggctttgctcgcttgggtgatttttgttggtgcggttagcactaacggtctaactcaggttttgatgaataataaaataggttaagttaggtttgttgtgatctaacactttgactgaatgtgcaggagaagtccagataggtcggcgggctgaccggatatttgacacgaagctcagctaggtcaatgggctgactAGATAGTTGGCATGAaccccagctaggtcgacgggccgaccggataactggtacgaagcccagttaggttgacgggctgactggatagctggcacgaagtccagctaggtcaacgggacgaccggatagctggcatgaagtctagacaggtcgacggactgaccagatgtctggcggtaagttaaggtaagtcactggaggggagtaactTGATGAGGACACATTCTCAAtcagggaacttaggcgtcgatccaacttagaactatttcagaaatctaagttgagatcgtgactagattctggtctcggggaGATAAAATCTAACTACTACTCTGTTTGAATATAATTGTTCTAACagtttattttgcagggtagtataacttttattttacctcggactaacattttcttacaggaaaatgactttctggaaaatggtggtccgggtgcctggaagggatccgggcgcctggagttggtccaggtgcctggaactggTCGGAGCGCCCGGATGGCAAATTCTATCTTGACAGCTAGGAGTGCGCCGATTAGTCTGACGATGTcacggtccaggcacccggagcactcctataaaatAAAGCCTCCACCAGAGCTTCACAACAACAACTTCTGCTATAACTGCTCTGTTGTGCACTACTCCTGTGACACCGCGAGGCTTCTCCAACAACCTGCGATTTAACCTTCTATTTCTATTgttggtattttttttaaataattcctGTACTCACTTTGTAATCATTTTtgcaaattattagtgattgcccaacgaaagcactcaacgagtgtaggccttggagtaggagtcgacgaaggctccgaactaagtaaaattagttgtgttagcattgtgcttattattttccgctgcttactcgataACAAACTTTCGAaaatcgctattcacctccctcttgcaAACTCTACGATCTAACAAttttggccatccagaatagggctcacctaaacccaacttatggccttcttgagcaagctTCAACTCCGGCTTCCCGTTCCTTGGAAACGCCACACACCTCCTTCTCGTTCACCctcatactcttccgcagtacctcgtccctcagacacactgagtttatcggctctctcccgtgctgtccttctcgctagctgcgtcttttgctcgacatcctatgctcctaagttcctgaatagttagacacaaggttaaatacaacaggacctaacttaacttgtttgatcgcatcaaaacTACTTTGGGGTACCAACACATGCTATGTCGTTTGATactttcttgttttatttttggacttgtttgtCCCTGCGTTTCTGCTTAGGATCGATTTGGACTATGAACCTCTTACCATTTTGCGAAAAACTTTTAAGTGTGGCTTCATGGCCCAACCGGTCAGCGTTTATACTACTCGTTTGGATAAGCCATTGTTCGTTAGTCTCGGGTTTATAGCTGTCGCTCGGTTGTTGGAGCTGCAAACTTGGATTTAAGGTCGTTGTTCGATCATTGACATGTGTAGataaggatttaaggtcgccactcgaccgttgacgaagactagggtttaacatcACCACTCGAAGGTTTagggtcgtcactcgaccgttgatgacgacaagggtttaaggtcgccgctcgatcgctgATGACGACAAGGGCTTAAAGTCGTCGCTTGACcgttgatgacgacaagggtttaacgtcgccgctcaatggtcgatgaagactagggtttaacatcACCACTCCATGgtcggtgaagactagggtttaatgtTGTCGCTTGACGGTCGATGAAGACTAAGGTTTAACATTGTCGCTCGATGGTCAGTGAagactagagtttaacgtcgccacttgacttttaacttggccgattggctcaagagtctggaataCTTGTAATTTTATTCATATTTTCCCTACATCCAAAAGACATATGTGCACTTATACAGGTACATTTATATTTACTCATGCACCTCGCTATAGCCAACAGCGTGGATCCTGAGTCATCGGGCGTGCACCTTCTTTGCTAGTTTGGAATCATCACTGGTCAACCCACCGATGATCATGCTATTTCTCTTCAAGCGGAATTGCTCCTATTCTCCCCCTCTCGATCTAAAGGTTTGCTTTGTTCGGCAGAGACTTGGGTAGGACTCTGATCGTCCCTTCTTTGAGATTAATGATGGCGTGGCTCGACCGTCGTCCTTTCTTCCTCCCTTTGCCCGGTTGATCAGCGCCTGTGTCGCCAATCAGGAGATGGTGGTCGACGGTGACGTTCTCCCTGGGGCAATCGAAAATTTACCGACGTCGGGTCATAGTAATCCAAGGTGTTGTGTGTTGGTGATTGGTGGATGGAGCAAAACATTGGCGTCCAAACCTTACCTCTTGTATCATTTGGACGACCGGCTACCACATGTTGCACGACATACGTTCTAGGCTCATAGTCTGACtgtgaccccccccccccccgatcgAGGGCCCTTGGGTCGCTGATGGTTGCTCGGCGGTCACCTCTCAGGCACTATTGCACCTTCAATCGGCACCTCCCTTCTTTTGACCGTTTGAGCTTCCTCTAGGTTTATGTATTCTGTTGCCTTCCTTTGCAAGTGATCAAAGTCCCTCagtggcttccgaatgagcgatcagaAGAATTCCTCCTCagtgagcccctgggtgaaggcgttcaccaataTATCTAAGGAGACCGCTGGGATGTCCATGGCCTCTCTGGGCTCTTTCTTCAATGAAAACAAGTTTACGCTTGTCTTCTAGTGGTGACGACTGCTGACAAAATGGTGAAAGAATGtcactcggaagtccttgaagtggTGGATTGAGCCGattggcaatctcttgaaccaacatTGTGCTAATCCGaagagagtggtgaggaagaTCTGACATTTAACTCTATCAGTGTATTGATGAAGTGTGGTTGCATTGTCAAATTTGGCCAAGTGGTCGtttgggtcggtggttccattgtactcTCTTATCACTATCGGCATGTAGTGCTTTAGCAGAGGGTCGTTCAGAATCCCCTTCGAAAACTGCTGGTTGATCTGCTCGGGCGAATCATCGTTCCTTGGTGCCTTCCCTTTCCTTGCATCTCGAACGGACACATTGTTTGAGGAAGAACCCCGGTCCTTGTCCGCTCGACCCCGCTCCTCCAATGGGGTCCTGAATAGTGATCGGTGGAAGGGGATAGGCGCATTAGGCGCCTCCCCATATGTGCTGGCCGACTTCTTGTTGTTACCCCAAGCGGATGCTCGGTCCTCTCGGTCACCATATTCAGTTGGTCGACCAGCGCGCTGATGCTGCGAGCTCCTGCGCTTGGCACTCAACCaacgcttgttgttgttgctgctccatTATCTTCGGCGCCCGGGCTTGTATCGAGCTCTTCTTGCGTCAGCGTCACCATTGTGAatcgtccagcgtcttccatttTCTCGTTCGGATGTAGGTTATGTtctcacagacgacgccaaaatgATTATGTCCAAAAGCGTGAAATTGGAAAGCTGGGAGGTGGCGGCTTCACTGACCGGATGTGAACTTCACTCCGCTCTACAAAACAAATgacgttagtgccgagccagggaaggggtccccgatgtTGGTCATCCGACGATCAAATTAGTCACCAGAATGTGGAGAAAAACGGAGCAACAGTAGAACTCAAGAATCATGCGTACCTTCGCAAGTGATGGACCCCCATTATATAGCCTCTGGTGGACGACGTGCACACTTCTCAATGCATGAGCATGCTCTCCAATATGTCATATGAAAAGACTtatcaggaaagtacctctgacacaataccttaacaaggTATGTATAttcctgacaagacagtagaagctttcgTCGTACAATTCGTctgtcgaccatgcctcgtgtTAGCGGCACTATATCCCAAAAAgatgtcgagagatactacagtgatTTCGTTGCTAggctgagcggggtagccgctctgCCGAGACTTAGCTCTATCTGCGGCTAGGTCCCGTTGTTTGGCCAAGCGGGGTAGTCGCTCGGTCGGGACCCCTCTGCTCTAACGACCTCAGGTGGCTCTTTCCATGCGGTGACTGTTTAGTAATGTGACCTCCCCCGTTTGGACCGGCTACTCGGTCTCCCTCAACGTCCTGCTACGCTGTATTGAGCATCAGCTGCCTTATATGTCATCCCGAGCTGGACAGGTGGTCTGTTCGGACATGTCTCCTATCGGTCGGGCCCTGACTACCTGACCGACCATTGACATTGTCCTTCGTTTGACCCTCTAACATCCAGACATTGACCACTTTAACTTTCACCTCCAACCTAGTAATTGATCCCGTACCAAATGGACATCCCCATCACCGcatcaatagaaaaaaaaaacacaccttTTACCGTTGccaattttttcatttttttagccATAGATAAACAGATtgatattacttttttttttctaaaaacatcAAAATTATAATTCGTTTCTATCATTTCTCACAAACTCATGCAAACTTCCAACCGAACAAGATTCTGCATGCAGAGTCTCGCTGCCTCACTTGTCGCCGGAGCTCAAAATGGGGGATCGAGGTAAGGGCCATGCAGCCAGCCGGCGGCGATGATCCGGTGGGCGGTCTCCGTCATGTGGATCCCGTCCCAGCTCACGTGCGTGGTCGGATCGGGGCACACGCTCGAGCCATTCTGATCGCACTTCGCCCGCATATTGAAGTTGTACCGCCCGGATCCCGGCGCCCCACAGCAAGTCCTCAAAGCTCCGTCTCTGAATCCTGAAGACCAAAGCGGTCACCGATTAGTCCTGTTTAGTTCGTCTGTGTTTGGGCCTTTAATCGGCGATTCATGCTCACCGTATTTGAGGGGATTGACGGCGAAGTCGAAGACCTGGGAGTAGAGGTCGGCGTAGCGGATGGAGACGGCCGGGTACTTCAGACGGAGATGGTCGAGCTGCCGGCGGAGCAACTTGTTGTGGTACCAGGACAAGGCGTTGTGGCGGCGCATGCAGCCGGTCCGGGGGCCGTAGTCGTCGGAGTCGGAGGTGTTGTAGAGCGTCAGGTACAGCGGGAAGCAGCCCACCGGAAGCAACGCCGGCACGATGAGGTCGACAGCGCCGAGGCCGATCAATCTCTGTAGTAAACATGTTCTTGAGTACTTATTGTTAACAGAATTTTGACAGCACCCTCTACTATTTTATATCTTAAGCAGAAAATCAAAAGTGGAATCATAATAAAGGGcactcttttttatttttaatcaaaaatGCCAGATGAATTTAACCTGTTCAACAAATTCACCTGTAGTTGCTATATGCatagaaaaatattaattttataacaTCTACAAAATCCTAGTGATTATAATATacatttaattatgttcatgacaattataatttattatagcagctgtaattttataattattaccaTACTACTTTAATTTGTTCATccaaatttatgattttttaataaaaaattaaaaagatgcCCGTGATTTCAATAAAAAAGTgctcttttaattttatattttaaatattagggAGTATTTTGATATTAATGAAATGATAGGGATTATTTTTAATATCTGTTAGGTTTGAATCATAGAAATAGCAGGTTCTTCCTCGAATTTCGATTTACCTCGATGCCTTCTCCGATTGCTGCGGCAACCGACGGCGCGAAAGTGCTCACCTCAGCAATCGTCCGGCTGGCAAATAGGCCAGTGCTGTAGTCGTTTCCGCCGAACTCGCCGACCACCAGCAGCGATCCGCTCAAGAAATCCTTGCAATCTGCGTCATAAAAGAGGGTTTTTTAGGGCGAATTCGAGGACGACAGTGACCTAATTTTGGGAATTGGAGGGGAAAGTCTCGACCTTGCGGCGAACCGCAGATGGAGGGGAGCAGGTTCTGGAACCGGTCGATCTGCTCGTGGATGGAGGCGTTCACCCAGAGCCCCTTGCTGAGGTTGCGCTCATGGAAGAAGGCGAACGGGAGGGTGGTGGCGGCGATGAAGGCGAAGTTGGCGCCTTGGTCGAAGCTGGCGTTGGCGACGGTGTTGGGCGGCAGGTGCGGCAGCCCGATGCCTTCGGCTACAATGGAATCGAACCAGAGATCAAAAAAGGAGCAACCTTTGAGAAACGCAGGTGAAGATATACTCCAATACCGATGAAGTCGATGATGAGACGGCCGTCGGAGCAGCGCCCCGTGGCTTTCCCGAAGTAGGTCATGCCGTAGGGTAGGCCGGCGATGACGACGTTGCCGGTGTCGGAGAGGGAGTCGCCGAAGTTAAAGAGGGCGTTGTAGCGCCCGGATTGGGAGAACGGGAGTAATGACAAGAagacaaggaagaagagaaggctgAAGAACTTCATCTTCATGGTAAAGAAGCAGTTCCTTTGCTCTGTTCTACTTCAAGACTGCACAAACTTTGTCACTCTGTTTatattcctttttttcttttttatttcttttaaaaaacaatataaaaaattagttttaaaaaaataaattaaagaaaaaataataattaattttaggaaAAATGTCACCTTCGTGTGTTTTGTTGGATGTATCACACCTTCCAGGTCTGGTGGCAAAAGGTTATCTTAGAAACAGAGCAAACTGATTTTGGTTGAGAGACGTTGAGTAGGAGCTATCGAGATGGAAGGGGTTCGACCGAGTCAATTTAGACTTGGAAAGGGAGTAGACAAGTAGGAAGGAGGCTTGAAGGCTTCGGGTTAAAGAAGTGGACAAGTTGATACGGAGATGAGCGAGGCGGACCTAGACGCGAACTAAGGTAGAGACGGACGAGTTTGCGGTTAAAAATCGCTTGGAACTTTTGAGAGTTATAGTAAACGAGCTACATTGTGTTTGTAGCTAATGAGGTTTAAAGTTTGACGACGTTAAGTGGATTCGAGCAAGGTGAACTTGGGTTAGACAAGATGGCCTAGCTTCTCGAGGTCTACCTTAGCAAAACTAACTCATACCCTTTGTATCTATACCAATTCAACGTAGTCTTGTAAGTAATAACAAAGTTAACATATCGGATGTCTTTAAAAAAACATGCAACAAACCAACTGATCGATGTTCCCTGCTGGTTAACTGAAGCCACTGATCGATCAACATTTTGACACTGTTGCTTAGAAGGCAAGCCAAGTTTTAAAGCGACTTATGCAATTGCAAGAAACATTGCTAGCTGTTGGAGTGCAACATCACAACAACAACATCACCACCAAATCTTTCTCCATTGGCTACATTGTGATAGTCTAACGATCTAAAGATTGTGGGAGGATTTCTCAAAGGTTTGTACTTGAGAATTAGTTCTTCTCTTCGCGACTTTATTCGCTTTGATTCCATCTCAACAACTTGTTGACAGGACCGCACATGAATTATAAGGTTTTAGGAGCTACAAACTACgattgcttctcttcttctttttcctcgtGGGCAAAGGAATATGTTCATGGGCAAAGGTTTGATCTCCCCTTTTAACTTTGCCAAAGGTTGTTAGGGCAGTCCTTAGCCAATGGTGTTTGCTTGACGATAAGGAAATGTTTGTATGTTTAAGTGACAGAGACAACAATGCACCCACATCCAATTTGACTATGAGGGTAGCGAAAAGGGTAGAGGGGGACTTTAATAGTTGGAAGGGTAGAGGGGGACTTTAATAGTTGGAGAAGGATCACGACTCGGAGTAGTTAAGGATAGCTAGAGAAAACTATGCAAAGGTGACATTTTGGTGTTAGTAAAATGCAAGTGAAGCATTCAAGAGTTTTCATAGCGATCTCCCTTGGTCCGAGATTAAACCTAATCTTAGACCAACTACTCTATGATCTTCATCATGCCTCTCTTTATAAGTCGAAATATTTTGAGAACATGACTCAACTTGATTCGAACTctcatcttactattttattaaaaatctcccccctttactaactaactttggtgaagcctaaaatgtatttacgttaatgttcttttttctatttacactaaaaataattccaaggtttattagtaattccacaagcgaaataaTCAATGATCTAGAATTCGAGACTCAGCTAaagcgtattattatgaatttttctcatcattaattttcactggttattttatatataaaaaaatatagttctttttagtctcatatcttagaattgacaacactgatcaaaaaagcttctataaatattttagagcgacgatgttaaaaaatatacttttcttagtttttttttttaagtaagacaagtataatattaaattaaaataatttttttcatagggaagtcCATTGCAGTAGTCATTATTGCATAAGTTGATGAATcatacccaaataattaattcttagtTTATAAGGGTGATactagaaaatccaaacaattcagattttcaaagacccaaataatttatatattattatattacacacgcaacgcgtgtgcacgatAACACTAGTATATAGAAAAAATCACTTTAGAATCTAACTTAGACGCCACTAAACCAAGCATCTCCCAACCTCTCAACCCCTTAAAAGTTAATAAGAAAGTGTAatccataaaaaaaattacaaaaaatcttCATGAACCAAGCATGTTTACAACGAGTACATGTTTGATTGATGCATAAATAGTAAGGTATCATTTAGATTTGGAACTACTTGGAACTCCTAATTAAATTTGGAGCACAACTTATGTACATTTAGAGGTTGACCTATCAAAACTAGACGACAGTAA includes these proteins:
- the LOC122052201 gene encoding GDSL esterase/lipase At1g28600-like produces the protein MKMKFFSLLFFLVFLSLLPFSQSGRYNALFNFGDSLSDTGNVVIAGLPYGMTYFGKATGRCSDGRLIIDFIAEGIGLPHLPPNTVANASFDQGANFAFIAATTLPFAFFHERNLSKGLWVNASIHEQIDRFQNLLPSICGSPQDCKDFLSGSLLVVGEFGGNDYSTGLFASRTIAEVSTFAPSVAAAIGEGIERLIGLGAVDLIVPALLPVGCFPLYLTLYNTSDSDDYGPRTGCMRRHNALSWYHNKLLRRQLDHLRLKYPAVSIRYADLYSQVFDFAVNPLKYGFRDGALRTCCGAPGSGRYNFNMRAKCDQNGSSVCPDPTTHVSWDGIHMTETAHRIIAAGWLHGPYLDPPF